The sequence TTATTGCTGCTATATTCCCTACCACCATCAGTTTGTAAAATCTTCATAGAAGCAGAGAATTGAGTGTGTACAAAGGAGTAGAAGACAACAAAAGTCTCAAAGAAGTTTGATTTATTAACAAGAGGGAACAACCAACAATACCTAGTGCACTCATCAATAAGAGTCACATAGTACTTGTATCCATCAATGGAATTACACGGAAAAGGACCCCAAAGGTCACTGTGTAcaatttcaaatggaattacaGATTTGTGTTCATTAGACTGAAAAGGCAATTTAGTGAACTTGCCCTCTAAACAACTATGACAGAGCATAGGAGCAGAATCTTTGGTACAAGATATGTGAGAACTACTAAGCATAAGAGAAGCAACATTATTTGACGGGTGTCCTAACCTATTGTGCCAGAGATTAGAACTAACAAGTTGTCCAAGCAATGCAAAATCTTTAGAATTGCCGTGAGAAGGAAAGGAATGATGATTGACAAGAGAAGGAATAGGATAGAGTCCATGACTACATTGGCCTTTGTATAATATCCTCCATGTGGCTTTGTCCTGGATCCAGAAACAAAAAGCATCAAACACCAACCAATAATTGTTATCAAGACAAATGCGATGAACTGACAACAAATTGTGAGATAGTTTAGGCACAGAGAGAATTGAGTTCAATTTGAGGGGCTGCACAGGTGTTTGAATAATAGAACTACCAATATGAGATATTTCCAAACCTGCACCATTAGCAGTTTGCAATGTCTCATTAGAGGGATAGGGAGAGGCCAATGACAAATTACTGAGATCTGTAGTCATATGATTTGTGGCCCCCGAGTCAGTGAGCCAAATTTGTGGTTGATGATGAGGTGTGGTAGCTGAAGATGACGGAGAAGAGACTGTATGCAGAGCCTGAAAATTGAACTGATGAGAGAAAGTAGGTGCAGAATGAGCATACGCATTGCTTGACATATGAGGATAATGTGGGCCACCAAAATTGGGACCTTTGTCATTAAAGAAGCAATACCAGGTAGTATGATTCCTCTTACCACAGATTTGACAGCCCTATCGTTCCAACGGTTTTGAATGACAAAACGGAGCAGTGTGACCAAGTTGATTACACAATTGACAAGGAACTTGCTGTGGAGAGGAACGGCCAAGATACTGTGATGGAGAGGGTCCAAGAACCCCAGAGAATACAAGTGCAGGATGAGATCCATGAGCTGGAAACTGCTGTCTTGGATTAGGAGGAGGATACCTATATCCCTGATTAGAtcttcctttacccttcttattGTTGTAGAAAGAGCGATATCCACCAGAGGAACCAGAATTATGTCCTGAAGCACCTGGAGGAAGACCCCCATATTGATGTTGAGACGCATAGAATTTAGGACCACCAGAGTCATTTGCCACCATGGCAGACATAAACTGAGATGGCACAATCCTAGCCACTGTCTATATCTATATCCTTACACATAGTGCTCATGGCAACTCAGAGGTTTGGCTCGTTCAATTTTGTAAGGTcataatgtatttatatattgtAACAGTTAAAACCTCAGGACGATTATGTGAAAAAGTAATAAACCTGATGAGATTATTTCAAGGGGTGTCCATGTAGTTACCTCCAAGGGATGTCCGTGTAATctcataacttttttttatgaTATGACAAGTTTTCAGATGAAATTTTAGTAAATGGAGTTTTGTGAAATCAATTTTATACTCAAGGAGTGCTATTGTAATTTTGAAAATctcaaggatttttttttatgaaattacaaaaaacctCAATATATGGGTGTTATCAAATCACATCCTTTGTGGTGGCCGGCGTATGGACCATTGCCTTGCCAACTCCTCCTAGTCCAATTGTAATCTCATGATCATATGGTCCAATCGAAAATAAAGTGAAACGACTTGTAGTTGTAGACGTGTAGTGCTTGATGTATGAAGTGAGGTAGCAAATGGAGAAATGATATGCCATCTATATTAGAATAATTTACATGGCACCGGTATATTATCGTGTGACATTTTGTgtcattaaattaaaaatatatacataaaaacttacacatatcttctttttattaaaaaaaagctacacaaaggtttcaaaattttgaattttaaccaaaagtcttctaataactttatttaatgaaaaatattaaACTTCAAGAGCATGTCTGTCAAATTAATTACATTTTTGTTCTTTGTCCCTTAATTTGCTTCTATGTCGTAGCCTGTGTACAGCCATTGGATCTAGTTTCATGGCTTGTATAAGCCTTGCTGAGTCTACCTCCACCATCGATATGGGCAAAAAAGATTTACCTTGAATTTATGCCCATTTACAATGTTCTAGTAGAGCCATAAACAACATGCTGGCTAACCTGAGGTGGACTGGCCATCATATTGTAAGTTTACATGCTGGCTAACCTGAAGTGAACTGGCCACCAAATTGGAAGTTTCATTAATCGAGCCAATTAGCATCCGATGTAGAAGTTTCCTTGCAAAAAGTCTTAGATTCCGTCCATAAGGGAAAACTAAAACTCTCATTTCTTGGCTctcaagtaaaatatcataatcatatattattaaggattccatcaatcctatttccaatataagacaccttatataggattaatatctttaagagatcaaatcacaattaacattattctccaatattacattcctgtTACATatagtagaccacttaaaggttgatttatattggataaatccaacattctcccacttggtctaCAAACTGTAATATTCATGTTTATACTTGAGATTGGAGACTAATGTCACTTTAGTGGCCATGTAACAGTGATTATATCTCGTCCTTAATGCAGCTTCTGTCAAATGCATTTCTTAACATGGAACTAACAAGGTTGTAAAGTTGACACAACCCAGAACCTTCATAATCACACATGCTAAGATCCTCattcacatgaaacacaaattatgatcaagagatgaaactttaaaattaaactttaaattaaccaaaatgtCTTACTTTATATCATCTCAGGTCCACCTTATTGTAACTCACAAGTTACACTTTATGCTTCTTCGAAGCCTTAAATCTGCCAATGCAGATATCCTTCATCTAATGAAACCACCATAACCTGCAGGTGTGAATACATCTCCAAAACAATCATGCATCACTTTCATTAGatcaataataatacaaacGATGTTTGTAGCCAACGGACACAACTGAAAATACCAAATAGGCACATGTCCAAGTAAAATATCccaaaaacttcataaaacaaattaattcaacacttgtgagcaagatgaattaatatgtttttgacACTAATCTATGCACCATACCAGTTACTTTCATAGTGATTTCCAACACCTGCGGGCAAGATGGAAATCCTCACAACTGAGGTAGTGCACAAACCATGCCATGACATTTAATATGCAATTTGATAACAACTTGAAATCTGATATATATTTCATCAGATGATTGACTAGCACACGAAAAATGTGACTTAATGAATCCAACTGGAGATTAATATGAATACATGGATTCTATACATACTTTATAGGTCATCTGCAAATGTAAGGCATTACTAACACGAAACTCAAACTCCCACTGATCTGCAACATCGTTacttaatttgcaaatcaaaagtCACTTAAATCATACTGCCTTTGGGAATAGCCTTACTTAGTCAATGAATGCATATTACCTCAATAAAAGGTATAACTAAGCATGAAAGCATTCACTGCTGTTTACACAAAAAATGTGCATCCAACAACCATCTTATATGTATTAATAAGTCCACATTTATGCTAAGTCCTTATGAGCCCCAAAACAATATGATCAATCGAGAAATCTAAATGATTGCAAGTAATAGAAAATGTACGCATATACCAAGTATCCATTTTTGCAACTTAAACATATTATAGACATTCAAGTAACACAAATTCATGGAAGATAGAATAATGCTTTAATAGATTCATGCAAGTCCACTTAGTGCTCAAAAGTTTAGAACAACTCCCACTAAGTTATCAGAGTTTATGcttgcaaataagttaatgagtgtgaagcccaattttcgttcactaattctcccacttgggtAAACACTCATTAATATATTCTTTCAAAGATGTACCTAAAGAAAATGTCTTTATATATtagacataataaaatagacagCACAACCAAGATAAAGTTGTCAAACAGAATTTTAGCAATGAGTTACACTTACTTTAGaatttatcataattaatttacaagcttGATTGCTACCAAATTTATATTGATCAAAATAGACATACTAATCTTCATAAAATAGAAATAGAGAGCCATTTTGGGTCAAAATAGTAGTCTAAAGTCACGTCTCAAAAAACATCACAATCTGCCAGTAAAAACTGTCTATACGAGCATGGGTTACTAGTAAATTCACCATAATTAACATACATGGCAGAAAATTACGAAACTTTTCAGACACATAGTAGACATTTATATGTTgaacatatccaaaattcagGTCATTTGGTGATCATTAGACGTGTCATTCACCCGATTTAAATCAAGACACGCAATCTGCCAGAAACAATTATGTGCATCTATCATGAATTTAtataacaaattcaatttcatatcatttcaatttcgatGTCCAAAAGAAACTTTAGTAGTCAAATTTCATCCTCTAAACCGACATCataattcaaattgaaaagatttacaAGCATAAGACTTAAACAATGCGTACCTTAGCAATCATTGATTAACCTTCATGGGTCCAATACTTTGCATCAACAAGTCTCATAAAGAGATACAAAATACATCATGATGCAACCGATTTCCATGCTTTCAAACCACAACCTTTTATGGGGCTCATTGTGGAAATATTTGTCACTAATGGCGTGGAACTTTATCCcaataaacttcatgaaactaaattaatttacacctgtaggcaagaaaattaactagtttctagtactagattttatgtcacaaaagttccttcatgaaaaacttcaacacctgtAGGCAAGATGAAGGTTTTCACAACTTCTGTGAAATGAAACCCATACTATGCcatcttaattaaactaaaagaagtaatccacacctgtaggcaagaagattatcccttttattctaattaagatgcaaagttgaccgaagtaactcaaaaacatagtcCCATTGCAAATTAAGCCGTTGCGTCTTGCTTAGTTGAAAAGGCATTGGTCAACTCCGCCCTGAAACAATACAAGAAGTCACATGGATTAATTAACTGtaagtgacaaaattatgataaaCTGATTCGAGCTTTGAGTTTTTGCCAACAAATGGCACTAATTCCTTCATGACTCCCTTTGACATCAAATTAATCTCAAAAATACCTGACAGCATACTTGAAAGAGATTAATCACATATAGAACAAGTTTTATTCCACCACAAGAATGTCAAAACTTATCATTATGGAGTCAATTACTCAATAGAAATACTTTATGTAATGGGAAAGAACAATACAttcctttaatttaaaaactaaattgtTCAAATGTTTTCTTAAGTCAAACaggttccttttcttttgtacaTTTCTTTCCGTAGTACAAGGCTCCTAAATCATTAGCATCAAAATCGTGCATTAGCCttgtaaataccaaattaaacGAAGGAACTAACAAAATTCTTTTCTTTCAAAAGAAACATCTCCAATACATGCCATACATTAGGCTTGTAtaagtttcttttcttctccccttaCGACACATAAAAATTACTAATCAAAGTACTGTTTAAATTCTTTAGGAATAGGAAAAACCACAAACAATAATACATGTTTGAAAATTCATGCTTATCAATTAAGCCACATACTTGAAATGGATTACATACCTCATGCCTTCATATGTTCACCACTTCTTTGTAAACATATGTATAATCACATGACCAATCAAAATTCTCATATAAGAATagataaaaatacaaatgaGAATGGTCACATAATTACTACAAACCTTATTCATTTGTAtaatacccttgttcttgtcaCTGGATGCTTTCTGTCATTCTCAGTCAATTTACAAATTATACATCAATTTTTCACAAGTAACTAGTCATGTATAATTTAAATGACTTTTGAGATAAGAAAGCAAATTGTAGACAAACTTTATTGATTAATCATGCATATTTCTTGTGCTATTAATGGCATAAAAGTTCATTCACATCTCGTGAAAATTAGTGAAAACAACACTACAATTCACTATAGTCCAAAACCCATGGcaatattaaaaatatgttATCTCATGCTTGAACCAAATTAGCCATACAAGCAACACTATACACGCCATTTTCTTAACAATATTAAAATTTGGTTCAAGCAAATTAGTTACAATTTATCATATGCTACGGTCATGGAAGAAATTGTGTCACCTTACACATCTTTGAAACATATCCGTGATGTTATAGATGCAATAACAAAAATTGCCAAAATTTATATTGACCTGCTTTTAAATATAGACATATATAAACTTAGCATATGCATTCCTACAACACAACTTTAACATATGTTATCACAATCATAGGCACAACATATTCCAATAGTATTGATAAATTATAGAATATGACTAATTCCGTCTCCTACAATCAGTAAGACGTCACGACATGGTTGGATTGTGGGAATAATATAACACTTTATGAATCCAACATAACCATTCCTTATATAATTTATCATGAAGACCAAAAGGAAAGATCATACCAGAATTTCATATACCGATGTATATACGAACCTCTTCATTGGGCTTGCTCGACGAAGAAATCTCAAGAAATTCTCCAATGCAAGGTTAGAACATACATGTTTACAAAACTTGAGATTATAATTGTATATAACCTACACTTTTGCCGAGCTCATTAACGCTAGTTTGTGACCCAAATATGAAGACACAAAAATGCCGCAGAATAAATTCATGAGTCGTACTTCACAAAAGGAAATAGATCTCCAGTGCTTACTATTTGAGGTATACTCATCACCCCCAAAGGCTTGTTAGCATTTGTCTTCTCTCGGGAAGTGTTTTCTTGTGTATGGTTGGTTTTAACTTTAAGAGAGACAACCATATGGGCCTCTTTACTAAGACGGCACTGATGGTTGAAGTATCTACAATATTAGCACATCACTCATGCAAGTATATTTTAACCTTATAACCAATTTAAGCTTCAGGGATCCAACCAAATACATATCAACCAAAATACAATACCATAAATCATCATGAAAATTGAAGTCAATGAAACAAACCATTATGCTATGGTAGATGACTTTATTCAGCCTGAACGAAAACATGGTGatatgaatatgattttaaTTAGCATAATCCAATAAAAAATGGCAGAGATTAAAACCATGCTCTGTGATTTGTGACCCTATGTTGTTGAAAGAGAAAAGGAATACAGCGGTCAAATTTGATGATTTCACTCACGGCAATTGATGTTATGGGTTGCACAAATTTTTCAAGACATGTGAATTGTATTTCTCCACACTTAATAGTACaatgaattatatatatatatatatatatatatatatatatatatcaaaaagTCTGCGCAATGCTATTGCCTAATCCTGATTTCCCTTCTTAATCAGCTCTTAGTCATTGCCGAAGAAACCTGATTCTGATTcaattttgtcaattttttcTCGACAACTTTAATCAAACTTTAATCTTAAtaggttttaattatataaccaatggctctgataccaattgttagcCTTATtgggttatacaattaaaacacaaacgaatgAGTGACTGACCTGATTCCAATGGTAGTTATCGAAGATATAGCAGCCATGCAAGCAAAACGTGATCGATaaaactccaatctttatgtttgccgtgacaaacaaaaaaaacaccaactcttctgtaaactcctagctttatgacaatgctctatgggaagccttagttgtcgtgtctagggttagcagggaccggtgtttatatactagccaaaaagtcttagattccgtccataagggaaaactaaaactctcctttcttggctctcaagtaaaatatcataatcatatattattaaggattccatcaatcctattttcaatataagacaccttatataggattgatatctttaagagatcaaatcacaattaacattattctccaatattacattcctattacatatagtagaccacttaaaggttgatttatattggataaatccaacattgCAGCCTCCCACGCCCACATAAAAATCATAGACCTTCCCGGTGTGAACCGCCCATTCGAGATTCTGCAACAATCTGTGGAGAAATACGCCACAGTTTACATAGAGAACTACAAGTCCCACGTCAGAGACGCCATAGCTGACCATGTTCTGCCCAACTCCTTCGTTTCTGGTTTGGTTATTGATATGTTCTGCACCACCATGATTGACGTAGCCAATGAGTTCAAGGTTCCATCTTATCTATTTTTCACTTCCGGGGCTGGTTTTCTAGGGCTTCTCCTCCACCTTCCGGGCCGGTATGACCGACTCGGCACATTTTTCAAACCATCAGACCCTGAGTCTGTTGTGCCGAGTTATGTCAACCCAGTTCCTGCAAATGTGCTTCCTTCGTTTGCTTACATGGACACCGGGTACAGTTGCTTTGCGAACCATGCTAGGAGGTTCAAGGAAACCAAGGGTATAGTCGTCAACACAATTTTTGAGCTGGAGTACCATGCGGTTGGCTCACTTTTGGATTGTGAGACTGAAATCCCTCCTGTTTACACGATGGGACCCTTGATTGGTGAGCATCATGTGCAGCCGTCTGATCGGGCCAAATTTGGAAAGATCATGACGTGGCTTGAAGATCAGCCTCCGAAATCAGTGGTGTTCCTCTGCTTTGGGAGCTTTGGAAGTTTTGATGAGGCCCAACTGAGAGAGATTGCGGTTGGATTAGAAAAGAGGGGTAAGAAATTCTTGTGGTCCGTACGGAAAACGCCACCTGCGGGCCAGTTTGTAATGCCAGGTGAGACAATTCATTTTCGGAAAATGATTTTAGCACattttttatgtatatatataattttttttattttgaattttgaattaatatttgaatcaaaataaaattaagaaacatGCATAACAATGTAAATTGAGGTTTTAAAATGCATTAGTTGCTAATCAGGCGACATGCAAGGGCTTAGGGCCTATACATTTAGACGGGCCTAggcccattttttattttaattaaatttattatgtaacatataaataaatgtttatacTTTAAGATTATAAATAATTATTGGATTTAAATTGCAAAATAACATGACATAAAATCATAAAGTACtaaaacatattcaaaacaTGAAGAACAaccatataatgagtgttcatttaagtatataacaagtctcttacaatttactgaaaaataaaatccaaaatgaaaatttaatattttttgtctaagtaAGTAGCAACTTATCAAACATTACTTCTCTTACTCTCGTAGATAATTTAATCATTATTTTTCAACTTGTTAGTGAATTTGGTCTCATCCCCTCCAAGTGTAAATTTTGTGAACATTTCTAAGCTTATAAAATGTAATGGCAGGTGAGTACGCAAATCATGACAAGTTTTTGCCTCCAGGATTCTTGGAGAGGACCAAAGATGTTGGTATTTTGTGTGGTTGGGCCCCACAAGTGGAGGTCTTGGCCCACAGAGTGACTGGAGGGTTTGTGTCGCACTGTGGGTGGAACTCCATATTAGAGAGCTTGTGGCATGGTGTCCCTATTGTGACTTGGCCTGTGTCTGCAGAGCAGCAGATTAATGCCTCTCAGATGGTGAGGGATTTGGGACTGGCCGTGGAGCTGAGATTGGACTACAGAAGGGACGGTGGTAATCATTTTGTGGTGGCGGATGAGATCGAGAAGGCTGTGAGGTGTGTGATGGACGGTGATGGTGAGGTGAGGAAGAGGGTTGAGGAGATGAGTGAAGTGTGTAGGAAGGCTGTTGGAGATGGTGGATCTTCCTCTACTACGTTTCGACATTTGATTGAGGTTATGTTGGCAAGCCTTGACAAAAAGGAGGAATGATGGGATTAGTCGTACATATGCTCACGGCACAatataattgtttttattttggggAACTACATATATAAATAACTAGGATTTGTCCATTTGTGCATGTGCGACGATCTTAGCTGCTTGATTGTAATCACAGGCAATGTGAAATTCTCCATAGTCTTTTCGGGCCTGGAAGAAGTGGATAACCGTGGTTTATCACCAGTTGTCTTCCTTTTTCTAAGAAAACAATCAAGTAAAAGCAACTGATTTTGTGTGCTCAATAACAATTCTAGTGCAATGTTTATTAATGCATGGTTTGCTTGAGCAATGGACTTAACGATAAGTGATTTTCACACTCTGTTTTCTTCATGCActcctttgtttcttttttctagCATGTGGAATAAATCAAGAGGTAGAAACACAACAAATGCCGAATGAGCAAAGCAAGTGCGGAAATCACTACCCCAGGTAAATTCCTATATTGGAGGAACGTAGGAAAATGGAATTTTAAGGACAAAGAGAACATATTTCTTCTACGAAGTAATGTTGCCCTTATTCATCATCCAGATTACAAAGACAATTAAacgaatttaaaaaattaaatgaaacaATAAAGAATTACAAATGAGGAATTAAAATTATTCCTTCATACATTTCCATCTGGTCTCAAATAATTGGAGAACCTCACATGATCCATTggatctctcttctttttcttgaaaTGCTTAGAGGCAGCTTTCAGCACCTTATTCCACACCTGAACACCAATTACACATACTTATATCTTAGAGATCAAAAAACGGATCAACCAAAAATTTTCAGTTACCAGATTGATTGATTAAACTTCCAATGGGTAAATCTCAGAATCTCAatcaaacattaaaaaaaattttaaaatttaaaacgaATTAAAAATCTAAGAACACAGATTACCAAAAAAGGGTAGTACCTTCGAGGCTATGGGGTTACAGTTAACGTTAACAGGAGTCGGAGAGAAATCAGAGGCCAAAACCATCTTGcttttcttcctcttcatcAGCTTGTTCTTCAGAGCACTCCGATTCAGATTGAAACAAGTTGTGGCTGTGgggatcttcttcttcttaatgCCGGAACCCGCTTCGACGAGGCTGTTCTGATTCTTCACTTCCAACCCCATCTCAAAATTGAGCTTACGCGGCGTCGcgaaatccaaatccaaatccagGTCCAAATCCATGGGAGCATAAGCCCGGGGGACCAACGGGGACCATATTGAGCTCTGCGAGTAGTCGAAATCAAAGGCGGAGTTGTCCGGGAACTTGCAGAGCAGTTCGTTTGACATCACTGGCTGCAAATACTCCACCACTTTGCAAGCGCAGCTCAAAGCtaaaaaactctctctctcttcttcttcttcttgctgtCTGAGTGAAGTGAGATAATATGTTTCTTCTTCTACGTCCATTAACGAAGTGAAAAGCTAACAACTTTGGCGTTTTTTGGTCGCAAAAGCTAAGATCTTTTGTGTTGGGAAGTTTGGTTTTGGAGCAGAATAAAGGGGAAGGAGGACAAAACGGGACATGAAAGTTACCGTTGCCGTGGGTTTTAGTGTCTGCTTTTAAAATGTCCAACGGCCGAAACAATGTGATGTCTGACCAAAAAACATTCTGATATGTCGGATCTAGGCCCAAACGTCTGATATGTTAGATTTAGCCCTGGTTTTATTTCAAGCccaaaacaagttttttttttttttttttttttttttttttttttttttttttgtacttgaGATTTTACATTTCTATTAGCTCTTGGAAATCAAGATTACTCAGTACTTTTTCTACgtacataaaacacattaatATTTAACTCAAATTATAATTCTTATTATAACACATTGAATGGTACACAATGTGATTTGTATTTCTAGTACCGATTTAAATTTCTCTAACATTAAAAGTATGAACCTCCAAAATAAGAGAAGTAATTTCCacactctatttttttttcaaccttTGATtgaatatatcaaaataaattaaaagtagAAACAAAAGAGGGGTGtaagaagagaaaaagagtACTACACCAGAATAAGTCTCCTCCTTATCTCGTTGATTTCCCCTACACAAAAGTAGAAGAGTACATATGTTGAGTGGTACCGTGAAGTTCAAGTACATAAAAAGAGGGTTTTTGCCACTTAATATTGTAGTCtaatagtattcctcttcatttgtaagtgagatgtcttaagtttgattctcgtcaaatgcgaatttgaattacattattatcagcccattgtgagacttagcccAATCCCCCGACCTccatagtgtagataatatcgtttgttaaaaaacatataaaactaaattaataaattaaattaaattaaattaataaataaaataaaataaaataaataaaaaacctcaGCATTATGTCGGATCAACTGTGTCAAGTATGAGAACAAATAACGCGAGTGATTTAAACACATCTCTTTTAGCCTCTGCGCTTCATGTGTATTAAAGACAAGTGCCACAATCGCTAGTGAAACAGATATAGACAAGCATGTAACTCATAGGTAATAAAAACCCCACTATTAATCATAATTAATATTGACTATTGTCAAAATTTCCACTGTAGTAAACTAAGACAAGTTTAACTTGGTTATTACACGATTAGTACAACCACAAGAGTTAAACCTCAATGTATCTAACCTTAATCTTTCTCCCTTATTTGACTTAAGTTTGAAATACAATCAAACTATATTGGAAGAAAAGATGATGGCTCCCTCAAAGTTTAAGGAAGCACCCAACGGCCGATGACATCCAGTACTAGGCTTTCAGCTACATCCTTAGGAGGGATGTCGGCCCAAAACTCGACTCGCTTGCGCTCCGCAGCAATCCTGGCAAGCAAGTTAGCAGCAGAA is a genomic window of Malus domestica chromosome 09, GDT2T_hap1 containing:
- the LOC103443279 gene encoding anthocyanidin 3-O-glucosyltransferase 2-like; protein product: ILDKSNIAASHAHIKIIDLPGVNRPFEILQQSVEKYATVYIENYKSHVRDAIADHVLPNSFVSGLVIDMFCTTMIDVANEFKVPSYLFFTSGAGFLGLLLHLPGRYDRLGTFFKPSDPESVVPSYVNPVPANVLPSFAYMDTGYSCFANHARRFKETKGIVVNTIFELEYHAVGSLLDCETEIPPVYTMGPLIGEHHVQPSDRAKFGKIMTWLEDQPPKSVVFLCFGSFGSFDEAQLREIAVGLEKRGKKFLWSVRKTPPAGQFVMPGEYANHDKFLPPGFLERTKDVGILCGWAPQVEVLAHRVTGGFVSHCGWNSILESLWHGVPIVTWPVSAEQQINASQMVRDLGLAVELRLDYRRDGGNHFVVADEIEKAVRCVMDGDGEVRKRVEEMSEVCRKAVGDGGSSSTTFRHLIEVMLASLDKKEE
- the LOC103443138 gene encoding uncharacterized protein, whose product is MDVEEETYYLTSLRQQEEEEERESFLALSCACKVVEYLQPVMSNELLCKFPDNSAFDFDYSQSSIWSPLVPRAYAPMDLDLDLDLDFATPRKLNFEMGLEVKNQNSLVEAGSGIKKKKIPTATTCFNLNRSALKNKLMKRKKSKMVLASDFSPTPVNVNCNPIASKVWNKVLKAASKHFKKKKRDPMDHVRFSNYLRPDGNV